The Prevotella herbatica genome contains the following window.
ACTGTAAAATCTACGCTATCGCCAATACAGGCTCTTCAAGTTATTTTGCTGGTGTGAATACAGTAGATAAGCTGAATACGATGTACACCACGATAACCAACGCTGCAGATTTAGAGAACAACGGCAGTACAGCTGGTAGTACAGGGGCAATGATGATAGGTCATATTGATGTACCGACAATAGATCCTGGCACCAATCAGTTTGCCATCCCATTATATCATCAGTGCGGCAAGGTCACCTTCACGATAACCCCAGCAAGCGGAGTAACAATCACGGGGTATCAGCTCTGCAATGTGCCTCTTAGCAGTTATATCACAGACAGCCATGTGCCAGCATCAGCCTCTGTTGTTGCAGGTCCTCCAGCAGGAGCAAGTAGCTATGGTAACTTTACGGCTGTAAGCAGTCTGAGTCAGACCACAGCCTTATCAAAGACTTACTATGTGTACGAGAATCTCTGCGGCAGCAACAGTAATGCTACGACAGAAGTACTTCGCAACAGCAGCAACGTTCCTGTTTCTGCTTCAGCCAGTGCCAGCTATCTTCTCGTTAATGCGAAGGGTAGTGGTTGGTCATCTACCTATCGCATCTATCTTGGCGGTGTAACGAATGTAGCCACACCTGCGACCGATCTTACCAACTTCAATGTCTACCGCAACTTGAGCTACCAGTGCAATATAAGCCTTGGCGCAAACGGCGGCAACGGCGATGCAAGGGTAACCTATCAGGCAACGATAACTAGTGGTAGAAGTAATATGTATATGGGCGATGCTCCTATAGGTAACTATCTTTATGACGACGGAACTAATGGAAGTGCATATAGCCCTAATCATACGGTAGGTCTCATCTTTTCTAGTGAGGTTACTCAGGCTCAATATAATGACGGTTGCCGTCACGGAAGAGCAATCGCATTGAAAGATGCATATAATGGTAGTCCTTGTGCTTGGTCAAGTAATTCTACTCCTAATAATTCACCTTATCCAGACAAGACCGTTCATCCATACTGCCAGGCATTTAGCACATGTTTTAATGATGTAAGCAGCGGCTATGATGCGGCAAGTAGTGCTTTTGCTGGTTTATCTAGTAATCCTGCATGGTATTATTGTAACATCTACAGCGATGGTACTACACATACCGGTTCATTATTAAATAGAAAATGGTATCTTCCAAGTGCTGGTGACTGGTGGGATATAATGGAAAATCTTTGTACATGGACAGATCCTCAAAAGACGACTATAAAAGGTATGCGTATAAGTTCTAGTGGTATAACTACTATAATATCAGGTTTGTCAGGTTATTATTCAACCTTTGATACGAAATTAACAGCGGCAGGAGGCACAGCTTTGAAACATACTAGTTACTATTGGGCTGCGTCAGAGTATGATGGCGGCAACGTCGTGATTGTGTACTTCAATCCCTCGGCCGTGATCTTGTACTCCAACGGTAAGGGGGTCAGTAACGGCTACTGCGTTAGGGCTGTCCTCGCTTATTAATCACTTTATCTATTTATAACTTTATCTATTTTAAAAAATACCGCCTTTGGCGGTCGAAACATACTTACAATGTCACAATCTGATCATCTTCCTATCTATAAGGACACTTTTACCATGCTAGGCATGGTAATAGAACGAGTAAAAAATTATCCACGTTTCTATCGCTACACAATAGGCGAAAAGATGGTGAATATCAATCTGGATATGTTGTCTCTGATATATAGAGCAAACAGCAGTTACAATAAACTGCCTATAATAACCCAACTTGATGACCGATACCGCATGTTGGTAATGCTGTTCAGATTAAGTGTAGAACAGCGGGTGATACCGCAGAATAACTATGCAAAGTATGCAGAAAATTGTATGGTATAAGAATAAGATATAACTCAATTCTACGATGTCCCTTGTGACTCGTTCATGTGAAGAGTAGGTTCGTGAGAATCGAAGGACGTCTAAATAATTATCACTA
Protein-coding sequences here:
- a CDS encoding DUF4906 domain-containing protein translates to MNKYHTIYSLSVPVFLLSLCLILASCAGEEFSSTSNSGDTTTVKLTFCISDGNQTRAINTTNENIVSDITVMIFDTSGSLIGSTYQSSVAAGSVSVPVTTRSASNCKIYAIANTGSSSYFAGVNTVDKLNTMYTTITNAADLENNGSTAGSTGAMMIGHIDVPTIDPGTNQFAIPLYHQCGKVTFTITPASGVTITGYQLCNVPLSSYITDSHVPASASVVAGPPAGASSYGNFTAVSSLSQTTALSKTYYVYENLCGSNSNATTEVLRNSSNVPVSASASASYLLVNAKGSGWSSTYRIYLGGVTNVATPATDLTNFNVYRNLSYQCNISLGANGGNGDARVTYQATITSGRSNMYMGDAPIGNYLYDDGTNGSAYSPNHTVGLIFSSEVTQAQYNDGCRHGRAIALKDAYNGSPCAWSSNSTPNNSPYPDKTVHPYCQAFSTCFNDVSSGYDAASSAFAGLSSNPAWYYCNIYSDGTTHTGSLLNRKWYLPSAGDWWDIMENLCTWTDPQKTTIKGMRISSSGITTIISGLSGYYSTFDTKLTAAGGTALKHTSYYWAASEYDGGNVVIVYFNPSAVILYSNGKGVSNGYCVRAVLAY
- a CDS encoding four helix bundle protein, with the protein product MSQSDHLPIYKDTFTMLGMVIERVKNYPRFYRYTIGEKMVNINLDMLSLIYRANSSYNKLPIITQLDDRYRMLVMLFRLSVEQRVIPQNNYAKYAENCMV